From a single Nostoc edaphicum CCNP1411 genomic region:
- a CDS encoding prephenate/arogenate dehydrogenase translates to MNIGILGLGLIGGSLGFDLRSQGHHILGVSRRESTCEKAVALGCVDEASVDLSLLAAAEVVFICTPLALIVPQFEQMIAHLSTATIVTDVGSAKAQIVKGISPLWDNFIGGHPMAGRTDSGIEAAQRHLFVDKPYVLTPITTTPSSAITVVEELVRSLGANIYYCQPEQHDRAVSWISHLPVMVSSSLIAACLSETDPDVLELAQKLASSGFRDTSRVGGGNPELGVMMARYNRQALLRSLQQYRHNLDELTNLIEQENWEVLEEKFKSRQQARPNFVE, encoded by the coding sequence ATGAATATTGGGATTTTAGGATTGGGACTGATTGGCGGATCTTTGGGCTTTGATTTGCGATCGCAAGGACATCATATCTTAGGAGTCAGTCGCCGTGAATCTACCTGTGAAAAGGCAGTTGCTCTCGGCTGTGTTGATGAAGCATCAGTTGATCTGAGCTTGTTAGCAGCCGCAGAGGTTGTATTTATTTGTACTCCTCTAGCGCTTATTGTGCCCCAATTTGAGCAGATGATCGCTCATTTGTCTACCGCTACCATCGTCACTGATGTCGGTTCGGCGAAAGCACAGATAGTTAAGGGTATTTCTCCCCTTTGGGATAATTTTATCGGTGGTCATCCAATGGCGGGAAGAACAGACAGTGGGATAGAAGCTGCACAGCGGCATTTATTTGTTGATAAACCTTATGTATTAACACCAATAACTACAACACCAAGTAGTGCAATTACAGTTGTAGAAGAACTTGTGCGATCGCTAGGAGCTAATATCTATTATTGTCAACCAGAGCAACATGACCGCGCTGTTAGCTGGATTTCCCATTTACCTGTAATGGTCAGTTCTTCGTTGATTGCTGCTTGTTTGAGCGAAACTGACCCCGATGTTTTGGAATTAGCCCAAAAGTTAGCTAGTTCAGGTTTTCGCGATACCAGTCGTGTGGGTGGTGGGAACCCAGAGTTGGGCGTGATGATGGCGCGGTATAATCGTCAAGCATTGCTGCGATCGCTGCAACAATATCGTCACAATCTTGATGAGTTGACTAACTTAATTGAGCAAGAAAATTGGGAAGTTTTAGAGGAAAAGTTTAAATCAAGGCAACAGGCACGACCTAATTTTGTTGAATAG
- a CDS encoding pentapeptide repeat-containing protein, whose translation MTVEELLEKYAAGVLNFSGVDLPEANLSGVKLSGVNLSDANLSIVNLSGANLSEANLSNAKLNVARLSGANLCSAILNNASLNVANLIRADLGRAQLRGASLIRAELIRADLSRADLSEADLTGADLREATLRQTNLRHANLSETVLRGASLTGANLEMANLNASDLSRSDLSGANLRETELRQANLSHANLSGADLSGANLRWADLSGANLRWADLSGAKLSGADLIGADLSNANLTNTSLVHANLTQAKLIRAEWIGADLTGATLTGAKLYATSRFGLKTEGMICEWVDLSPNGDRSIVQNFHSAESRDFFNETPPTIRIIVDAALEHEANFAIAGAYYQIAQEYRGLKQPPSIESGRRRTVFTFHVDSDEALLSTAYLVILPFLDAASIQKNISTMVEMINSEVVAKQDLKSPQIIEQLNILLEQARGQATTIKQMKKNIEVAAKLNFCKAPTQIILTNSSAHTLIVYDHPNFGKRFINRSALNASTYDDISNESIKYDILPSLNMVIDFVKGFHYISHGT comes from the coding sequence ATGACTGTAGAGGAATTACTGGAAAAATACGCAGCAGGAGTCTTAAACTTTAGTGGTGTTGACCTCCCAGAAGCTAATCTGAGTGGGGTAAAACTCAGTGGCGTGAATCTGAGCGATGCTAATTTGAGTATAGTCAACTTGAGTGGCGCGAATCTGAGTGAAGCTAACTTGAGCAATGCCAAGTTGAATGTCGCCAGACTAAGTGGGGCGAATCTATGTAGCGCCATCTTGAACAACGCTAGCCTCAATGTTGCTAATTTGATTCGAGCCGATCTGGGTCGCGCTCAACTTAGAGGAGCCTCGTTAATCCGCGCCGAGTTAATTCGCGCTGATCTCAGTCGCGCTGACTTGTCGGAAGCTGACCTCACCGGTGCTGATTTGCGAGAAGCGACACTCCGCCAAACCAATCTCCGCCACGCTAACTTGAGCGAGACTGTCTTGAGAGGTGCTTCTTTGACTGGGGCTAACTTGGAGATGGCTAACTTAAACGCCAGTGACCTCAGTCGTTCTGACCTGAGCGGTGCAAATTTGCGAGAAACTGAACTCAGACAAGCTAATCTCAGCCATGCTAACTTGAGCGGGGCAGATTTGAGCGGCGCGAATCTCCGGTGGGCAGATTTGAGCGGTGCGAATCTCCGGTGGGCAGATTTGAGCGGTGCAAAATTGAGCGGGGCTGATTTAATTGGCGCAGATTTAAGCAATGCCAATTTAACGAATACGAGTTTAGTACACGCCAATTTAACTCAAGCAAAATTAATTAGGGCGGAATGGATTGGTGCTGATTTAACAGGAGCAACGTTAACAGGGGCAAAGCTTTATGCCACCTCCAGGTTTGGTTTAAAAACCGAAGGGATGATTTGTGAATGGGTTGATCTTAGCCCAAATGGCGATCGCTCCATTGTTCAAAACTTTCATTCCGCAGAGTCACGAGATTTTTTTAACGAAACACCGCCAACAATAAGGATTATCGTTGATGCAGCCCTAGAACACGAAGCCAATTTTGCGATCGCAGGCGCTTACTACCAAATTGCTCAGGAATACCGGGGACTAAAACAACCCCCAAGCATCGAAAGTGGTCGTCGTCGCACTGTTTTCACCTTTCATGTAGATAGCGACGAAGCATTATTATCTACTGCTTATCTTGTGATTCTTCCCTTTCTAGATGCGGCATCTATCCAAAAGAATATTTCCACTATGGTGGAAATGATTAACAGTGAAGTTGTTGCGAAACAAGATTTAAAATCGCCCCAGATTATAGAGCAATTAAATATTCTTTTAGAACAAGCCAGAGGTCAGGCTACAACAATTAAACAGATGAAAAAAAATATTGAAGTAGCCGCAAAGTTAAATTTTTGTAAAGCCCCAACCCAAATAATTTTAACTAATTCCAGCGCCCACACTTTGATTGTCTATGACCATCCCAACTTTGGGAAAAGATTTATTAATCGCTCTGCTCTCAATGCTTCAACTTATGATGATATATCTAATGAATCAATAAAATATGATATATTGCCTTCGTTAAATATGGTAATAGATTTTGTCAAAGGATTTCATTATATTAGTCATGGGACATAG